The following are from one region of the Candidatus Zixiibacteriota bacterium genome:
- a CDS encoding SpoIID/LytB domain-containing protein, with the protein MKIESSPAINKLIRPFIYSGTVILLIVIVWGCAAVPQLKETPEATYVRLPFVRILLNDSRPEFTISGNHAISLECIRDDRSVVYYASKPITVSQDNGLITISMRTGRIGDRYNEIIVTPRDKNGLLEYDRKSYRGMFKIMTRGVNLQIVNYVHMDDYLKGVVPPEIGNVGEDEYEAIKAQAVAARTYSMSHLAQYPDKPYDMKSDVSDQVYNGVEVEKEIVSKAIDDTRGCVIKYRDKLINAYYHSTCGGNTDDIDEVWDKPSEPYLRAVADSGYCSWSKYYHWRESYTARQLQMRIEHYLSSDRGREIHIGDITDMYVKGRTAGGRVAELTVQATDGSYTFGADRLRWVFLRSSNPELILQSARFEIETKHDANGLLTRADFIGGGYGHGVGMCQCGAIGMARQGKKFDQILKFYYTSVDITKIY; encoded by the coding sequence ATGAAGATTGAATCATCACCAGCCATAAACAAACTGATCCGGCCTTTTATCTATTCCGGGACCGTAATTTTATTGATAGTTATTGTCTGGGGATGTGCCGCGGTTCCCCAGCTTAAAGAGACTCCCGAAGCCACCTATGTCAGATTGCCGTTTGTCCGCATCCTCCTCAACGACAGCCGTCCGGAATTTACGATCTCGGGTAATCATGCCATTTCGCTGGAATGTATCCGCGACGACCGGAGTGTCGTTTATTATGCCTCGAAGCCGATTACTGTCAGCCAGGATAACGGTCTTATTACGATTTCAATGCGGACCGGGCGGATCGGCGACAGGTACAATGAAATCATCGTCACCCCGCGGGACAAGAACGGGCTTCTGGAATATGACCGTAAAAGTTACCGGGGGATGTTTAAGATCATGACCCGCGGTGTCAATCTGCAAATAGTCAATTATGTCCATATGGATGACTATCTCAAGGGTGTCGTCCCGCCGGAAATCGGTAATGTCGGCGAGGATGAATACGAGGCTATCAAGGCCCAGGCGGTGGCCGCCCGCACCTACTCCATGAGTCATCTGGCGCAATATCCCGATAAACCGTACGATATGAAATCGGATGTATCTGATCAGGTCTATAATGGGGTCGAGGTTGAAAAAGAGATTGTTTCCAAAGCTATCGATGATACCAGGGGATGTGTGATAAAGTACCGTGACAAATTGATAAACGCCTATTACCATTCCACCTGCGGCGGAAATACCGATGATATCGATGAAGTCTGGGATAAACCCTCCGAACCATACCTGCGCGCGGTGGCCGACAGCGGTTACTGCTCCTGGTCGAAATATTATCACTGGCGGGAATCCTATACCGCCAGGCAACTGCAGATGCGTATCGAGCATTACCTGTCCTCGGACCGCGGCCGCGAAATTCATATCGGGGATATTACCGATATGTATGTCAAAGGACGTACTGCCGGTGGACGAGTCGCGGAATTGACGGTCCAGGCCACCGACGGCAGTTATACTTTCGGGGCTGACCGTCTTCGCTGGGTGTTTCTCCGCTCCTCGAACCCGGAATTGATTCTGCAATCGGCTCGTTTTGAGATCGAGACCAAGCATGATGCCAACGGTCTTCTGACCCGGGCCGATTTTATCGGCGGCGGTTACGGTCATGGGGTGGGGATGTGTCAATGCGGCGCGATCGGAATGGCCCGCCAGGGCAAAAAATTCGACCAGATTCTGAAGTTTTACTACACCAGCGTGGATATCACCAAGATATACTGA
- a CDS encoding anhydro-N-acetylmuramic acid kinase has protein sequence MLDKVFRKKNLVVVGLNAGTSADGLDLAAARINFQSVHPGIKYITGQSVSYPTVLRSMVDDAINNRLRSLDEYIYLDRRLGIFYGEQASRFCRSLIKSGIKPDLLGSHGQTVRHLPGQVKIGRRMESGTLQPGHPESIAGRCGLPVVADFRQADIAAGGEGAPITSYAMWLLFGNSSHHRLMLNIGGIANYFLFPAGDKAVKMMAADCGPGNSLLDIITRKFFNRMFDQGGRLAARGVPSRRLLLALMADNFLKGKYGPSTGRERFGEQFARKIIGMAADLKLNKHDILATTTELTAAAIARTLKKFPRKYGLNEFYLFGGGMKNPYLIERLKFYFPGISFISVDRLGFNPDYLEAVCYAVMGGLAVKGIPSGLPHITGARKTSMAGRIVQPTQG, from the coding sequence ATGCTGGATAAAGTATTCAGGAAGAAAAATCTGGTCGTCGTCGGTCTCAACGCCGGAACCTCGGCCGATGGTCTTGATCTGGCGGCCGCACGAATAAATTTTCAGTCTGTCCACCCGGGAATCAAATATATCACCGGGCAATCGGTATCTTACCCGACAGTTCTCCGCAGTATGGTCGATGATGCCATCAACAACCGTCTGAGGTCTCTTGATGAGTATATTTATCTCGATCGCCGTCTCGGTATCTTTTACGGTGAGCAGGCCTCTCGATTCTGCCGTAGCCTGATAAAATCCGGAATCAAACCGGATTTGCTCGGGTCCCACGGTCAGACCGTCCGGCATCTGCCGGGCCAGGTGAAAATCGGCCGCCGGATGGAAAGCGGGACCCTTCAGCCGGGTCACCCGGAATCGATTGCCGGGCGATGCGGGCTACCGGTGGTGGCTGATTTCCGGCAGGCAGATATCGCCGCCGGAGGCGAAGGGGCCCCGATTACATCTTATGCCATGTGGCTGTTATTCGGCAACAGCAGTCATCACCGCCTGATGCTCAATATCGGGGGGATTGCCAATTATTTCCTTTTCCCGGCCGGGGATAAAGCCGTGAAAATGATGGCGGCCGATTGCGGCCCAGGTAATTCGCTTCTTGATATTATCACCCGCAAGTTTTTCAACCGAATGTTCGATCAAGGCGGCCGGCTGGCGGCTCGCGGTGTCCCCTCGAGAAGACTGCTTCTGGCGTTGATGGCCGATAATTTTCTGAAAGGTAAATACGGACCCTCGACCGGACGGGAGCGGTTCGGTGAGCAGTTCGCCCGAAAAATTATCGGGATGGCCGCCGACCTGAAATTGAATAAACATGATATCCTGGCTACGACCACCGAATTGACCGCCGCGGCCATTGCCCGTACATTGAAGAAATTTCCGCGCAAATATGGTTTGAATGAATTTTACCTGTTCGGCGGCGGGATGAAAAATCCTTATCTGATTGAACGCTTGAAATTTTATTTCCCGGGGATCAGTTTTATTTCGGTTGACAGATTGGGTTTCAACCCGGATTATTTGGAGGCCGTTTGTTATGCGGTTATGGGTGGCCTGGCAGTAAAGGGAATTCCGTCCGGTTTGCCCCATATTACCGGGGCTCGAAAAACGTCCATGGCCGGACGCATTGTACAACCGACTCAAGGATAG